A window of the Melospiza melodia melodia isolate bMelMel2 chromosome 25, bMelMel2.pri, whole genome shotgun sequence genome harbors these coding sequences:
- the MSTO1 gene encoding protein misato homolog 1, with amino-acid sequence MPGEAVTLQLGHYSGCVGAHWWGLQAAALRSPDEHNELRAAALLRFGRGPGGTESPEPRLVALELKGGVGALRADGEGTEPPVSWDGAVADYRERGRAPRDAGSRRGDAAGDAKGNPGAAGPGSSPAGSQDTPNTRLWSDYLSVNLHPKSLYVIRQYLHDGDCGCLEGFGQGESLLQDPACVEELEDRLHFFVEECDYLQGFQVLCDLHNGFSGVGARVTELLRDEYARKGILTWGLTPVLSAVADPQKSFCRLMNTALGIAHLSRHSSLLCPLSLNGSLGLKPEPPVTFPYIKYNASLSYHSSAILAAALDTLTAPYRLCSSQASMLHLADSLTFSGRKVVAAWAALPLPALAGSSLPDVLGAHQEVPWQLLSSCKEQKKLSSCFAQSAVLRGVCQEKGSRQRESPEQVLQRYLHTQFPGAFSTAHVLQQPCHTQAPFPQFFSPLLSTRGFLQDRARGSSSAAVGSVPVLAALQSCPAVLGLLSGLCRELRPRRWGGSCAAGLELDDVQEALEELRSLAQCYETGSAADGSEDEADSD; translated from the exons ATGCCGGGGGAGGCGGTCACGCTGCAGCTCGGGCACTACTCGGGCTGCGTGGGCGCGCACTGGTGGGGGCTGCAg GCCGCGGCGCTGCGCAGCCCCGACGAGCACAACGAGCTCCGCGCGGCCGCGCTGCTCCGCTTCGGCCGCGGCCCGGGCGGCACCGAGAGCCCCGAGCCGCGGCTGGTGGCGCTGGAGCTGAAAG GCGGCGTGGGCGCGCTCAGAGCGGACGGGGAGGGCACGGAGCCGCCGGTGAGCTG GGACGGCGCCGTCGCCGATTaccgggagcggggccgcgcgCCGCGGGACGCCGGGAGCCGCAGG GGAGACGCGGCCGGGGACGCCAAGGGGAACCCCGGCGCTGCGGGGCCAG gTTCCTCTCCTGCAGGGTCCCAGGACACTCCCAACACCAGGCTCTGGTCTGATTACCTCAGTGTGAACCTGCACCCCAAGAGTCTCTACGTGATCCGGCAGTACCTGCACGATGG GGATTGTGGCTGTCTCGAAGGCTTTGGGCAAGGTGAAAGCCTTCTGCAGGACCCTGCCTGTGTGGAGGAGCTGGAAGATCGGCTGCACTTCTTTGTTGAGGAGTGTGATTACCTCCAG GGGTTTCAGGTGCTCTGTGACCTCCACAATGGATTCTCTGGGGTTGGTGCCAGGGTGACCGAGCTGCTCCGCGATGAGTACGCGCGCAAGGGGATCCTCACCTGGGGCCTGACTCCAGTCCTGAGCGCTGTGGCA GACCCTCAGAAGAGTTTTTGCAGACTGATGAACACGGCCCTGGGCATTGCCCACCTGTCCCGTCACAGCTCTCTCCTCTGCCCCCTGTCACTCAATGGGAGCTTGGGACTCAAGCCAGAACCTCCTGTGACGTTTCCATACATAAAATACAAT GCATCCCTGAGCTACCACAGCAGCGCCATCCTGGCTGCAGCCCTCGACACCCTCACGGCTCCCTACAGGCTCTGCTCCTCCCAGGCCTCCATGCTGCACCTTGCTGACTCGCTCACCTTCTCTGGGAGGaag GTTGTGGCTGCCTGGGCAGCTctccccctgcctgccctggctggCTCCTCGCTGCCCGACGTGCTGGGTGCCCACCAAGAggtgccctggcagctcctgtcCTCCTGCAAGGAGCAGAAGAAGCTCAGCTCCTGCTTTGCTCAGTCTGCTGTGCTGCGAGGGGTGTGCCAGGAGAAAGGCAGCAG GCAGAGAGAGAGCCCTGAGCAGGTGCTCCAGCGCTACCTGCACACGCAGTTCCCCGGAGCCTTCAG CACGGCCCACGTGCTGCAGCAGCCCTGTCACACCCAGGCGCCCTTCCCGCAGTTCTTCTCTCCTCTGCTGAGCACACGGGGGTTCCTCCAGGACAGAGCGCGCGGCTCGTCCTCAGCAG CTGTTGGCAGCGTGCCCGtgctggcagccctgcagagctgccctgccgtgctggggctgctctcggGGCTGTGCCGGGAGCTGCGGCCGCGGCGCTGGGGCGGCTCCTGCGCGGCCGGGCTGGAGCTCGACGACGTCCaggaggccctggaggagctCAGGAGCCTGGCCCAGTGCTATGAGACAGGATCTGCAGCTGATGGATCCGAGGATGAAGCAGATTCAGACTGA
- the LOC134429209 gene encoding LOW QUALITY PROTEIN: GON-4-like protein (The sequence of the model RefSeq protein was modified relative to this genomic sequence to represent the inferred CDS: inserted 1 base in 1 codon): protein MRPPKNSRAEEQDGEDVERRKRRRKASKRKREVRSQEEEGSLSCDIKLDESLDRTLEDGAKQHNLTVVNVRNILHEVITNEHVVAMVKAAISETEDLPLFEPKMTRSKLKEVVEKGGVIPTWNISPIKKANEVKPPQFVDIPLEEDDSSDEEYQPDDEEEDETAEESLLESDVESTASSPRGAKRCRTRRSSDEEGGTLCEMEVVPPAPVRHISAEVVPMGPPPPPKAKQSRDSSFMEKLHAVDEELASSPVCMDAYQPLEDSLIAFRTRSKRPLKDVPLGQLEAELRAPDITPDMYEPSTGDDEEWERWLRGLMNDDVENEDEADDDDDPEYNFLEDLDEPDTEDFRNDRAVRITKKEVNELMEELFETFQGEMGFSSMKDERPEDGDAVTESRPNFNTPRSVRFEEPLANLLNKQHQTVKEQLEQLRIKKSSIKXPQETEKSKNQNEKPQHSLVLDTAQRKRLQQQMQQHVQLLTQIHLLASFNPALSSEASTTQMFLSELGSFACSSSLHQAPQNPKFQSMFQPCNLQGALQLLHDFHARVPVECSPRKAGKSANEFSCLPKQVAWILATRKVFMYPELLPICALRANPPRDKIVFTKAEDNLLALGLKHFEGTDFPKSLISKYLLPTKTAHQLTVRIKNLNMNRAPDNIIRHYKRTKQLPVLLRCCEELQPHEWKAPVEREEQRLPFWLKASLPSIQRELKQLAEDAKETPASPAGESALVGAEKETSGRECDEKYPLLMPKGLVLTLKPLGNRFSRRPWRRQRCAALKPVLIRPSPCLQPSSSPLGVQKNQKLPQAAEAAPSRVRGRVPRPIQPAPPPLRLPAVLAAGDAVEFQNVLPTGQPSSRQAFPGAVVASEPPGGSQAKVMVPALGAMRARRPCVRKGYQRKKGPKPSPVIKAAPVIQPSPVILTVPATTVKVLNIGNGCNVIQPLSTAVGRGAQAIPVTTLLVNPSTFPCPLSQPLVTSSIPSLIVSPSPVGREGEEKLTLLPAPGAFPAVEPKVDPSELFVPCSTLSPKEECGTNPARGDTQDKGNSWAVAEGDGNTSEPLPVVELLPHLENPDAPVEIKSEDLSDAPKEASLAQKREVLCAERKEEFMLGLGQELNMEAACSCGDEPKKEQIPCEETAEEQGQAGPCPAQGEQQGEPGGAAGPPGTGDSPRNPQCPAEREAGFSSPPGDSSSVDGLSVGTPAGPEAAGDREGQEEEEEDDFDDFTQDEDEEMSSASEESILSVPELQETMEKLTWLATERRLSQEGDSEEENSQEENSEPEEEEEEEGEGMESSHKEDETCGDPSEEPKSAATTAKAASPQVETLRRPAGEALKAPGRSRSSLRSRSRRGRARGSKDTAKLLLLYDEDILDRDPLREQKDLAFAQAYLTRVRETLQHIPGKYEDFLRVIYEFEIGADRRTAVDLYCTLQKLLHDWPQLLTDFAAFLLPEQALECGLFEEQQAFEKSRKFLRQLEICFAENPAHHQKIIKVLQSCADCVPQEIAELKTQMWQLLKGHDHLQDEFSVFFDHLRPSASRMGDFEEINWTEEKEYEFDGFEEVSLPDVEEEEEPPKIHGASRNKKRKEIGGQHHDKEVEWVEGLKECSCPCSCHEGSSDPKLKKSKRRSCSHCGSKVCEGKFYKNKDCQELPASLAQRESSPQPEGKEPGMPREAGEETLESREEAEEPQGRTKPGSRRGESLSPGSQLEGRLAPSRPCAQPAPADAQLPEGSSAAVGAAKDRDSAASDPRWAQPPKAALEPPQETKGCPGALQQPGGDTEGLGRDLWSPGPHPCQPEGLHSDHGGSALAPEGATELEGAGGAEAKQSSSSGCPDTQHRGGSGAAPEARPSSSSLGQQQHQGEPRAGAAAPGHREEQQRVTEATVCAKNSKVSSTGEKVVLWTREADRVILTTCQEKGAHLDTFHAISQKLGNKTASEVSHRFRELMRLFHTSCDGSSEDEEDATSTSNTDQLSDKDLLLSEEEPDD, encoded by the exons GAAGTGATCACCAATGAGCACGTGGTGGCCATGGTGAAAGCAGCCATCAGTGAGACAGAAGATCTTCCTTTGTTT GAGCCCAAAATGACTCGTTCCAAGCTGAAGGAAGTGGTGGAGAAAGGAGGG GTGATTCCCACGTGGAATATTTCTCCAATTAAGAAGGCAAACGAGGTGAAG CCCCCTCAGTTTGTGGACATTCCCCTGGAGGAAGATGATTCCTCTGATGAAGAATACCAGCCTGATGATGAAGAGGAGGATGAGACTGCAGAAGAG AGCTTGCTGGAGAGTGATGTGGAGAGCACAGCTTCTTCTCCTCGTGGGGCCAAGAGGTGCAGGACACGGCGCTCCTCTGATGAGGAGGGAGGGACCCTCTGTGAG ATGGAGgtggtgcccccagcccctgtgAGACACATCAGTGCCGAGGTGGTGCCCAtgggccccccaccaccccccaaggccaagcagagcagggacagctcctTCATGGAGAAGCTGCACGCCGTGGACGAGGAGCTGGCCTCCAGCCCCGTGTGCATGGACGCCTACCAG CCCCTGGAGGACAGCCTGATTGCCTTCAGGACGCGCTCCAAGCGGCCGCTGAAGGACGTtccgctggggcagctggaggCCGAGCTGCGCGCGCCCGACATCACACCCGACATGTACGAGCCCAGCACGGGCGACGACGAGGAGTGGGAGAGGTGGCTCAGGGGGCTCATGAACGACGACGTGGAGAACGAAG ATGaagctgatgatgatgatgaccctGAGTACAATTTCCTGGAAGATCTGGACGAACCAGACACAGAAGATTTCAGGAATGACCGTGCTGTGAGAATCACCA AAAAGGAGGTGAATGAGCTGATGGAGGAGCTGTTTGAGACA TTCCAGGGGGAGATGGGCTTCTCCAGCATGAAAGATGAGAGGCCAGAAGATGGAGATGCTGTTACAGAGTCCAGGCCAAATTTCAACACCCCCAGG TCCGTCAGATTTGAGGAGCCTCTGGCCAATTTGCTGAACAAGCAGCACCAGACTGTGAAGGAGCAACTGGAGCAGCTGAGAATTAAAAAATCCTCAATCA GCCCCCAAGAAACTGAAAAATCCAAAAATCAAAATGAGaaaccccagcacagcctggtccTGGACACTGCCCAGAGGAAGAGGCTCCAGCAGCAAATGCAGCAG CACGTTCAGCTCCTGACTCAAATCCATCTCCTGGCAAGTTTCAACCCTGCTCTGAGTTCAGAGGCCAGCACCACCCAGATGTTTTTG AGCGAGCTGGGCAGCTttgcctgcagctccagcctgcacCAGGCGCCGCAGAACCCCAAATTCCAGAGCATGTTCCAGCCCTGCAacctgcagggggcgctgcagctcctgcacgACTTCCACGCCCGGGTGCCCGTGGAGTGCAGCCCCAGGAAGGCTGGCAAGAGTG CAAACGAATTCTCGTGTTTGCCCAAGCAAGTGGCCTGGATTTTGGCAACCAGGAAAGTTTTCATGtacccagagctgctgcccatcTGTGCCTTGAGGGCAAACCCTCCCCGGGACAAGATTGTCTTCACCAAGGCAGAGGACAA CTTGTTGGCTTTAGGGCTGAAACATTTCGAAGGGACGGATTTCCCCAAGTCTTTGATCAGCAAATACCTGCTGCCCACCAAAACTGCCCACCAGCTGACGGTGAGGATCAAGAACCTCAACATGAACAGAGCCCCTGACAACATCATCAGG cactACAAGAGGACCAAGCAGCTGCCGGTGCTGCTccggtgctgtgaggagctgcagccccacgaGTGGAAGGCGCCCGTGGAGCGGGAGGAGCAGCGCCTGCCCTTCTGGTTGAAG GCAAGCTTGCCCTCCATCCAGAGAGAACTGAAGCAGCTGGCAGAAGATGCCAAGGAGACCCCAGCTTCACCTGCTGGAGAATCTGCCCTCGTGGGGGCAGAGAAGGAAACTTCAGGCAGGGAATGTGATGAAAAATATCCTTTGCTGATGCCCAAGGGGCTCGTGCTCACCCTGAAACCTCTGGGCAACCGCTTCTCCAGGAGGCCCTGGAGGAGGCAGAGGTGTGCAGCTCTGAAACCCGTGCTGATCCGgcccagcccctgcctgcagcccagctccagccccctgGGCGTGCAGAAAAACCAGAAATTGCCTCAGGCGGCAGAGGCTGCCCCCAGCAGGGTCCGCGGCCGCGTCCCTCGGCCCAtccagccggccccgccgcccctgaGGCTCCCAGCGGTGCTGGCGGCTGGGGATGCCGTGGAATTCCAGAATGTTCTGCCCACCGGGCAGCCAAGCTCCAGACAAGCCTTCCCCGGTGCTGTGGTGGCCTCAGAGCCGCCGGGGGGTTCCCAGGCCAAGGTGATGGTGCCGGCCCTGGGCGCGATGAGGGCGCGCAGGCCGTGCGTGAGGAAGGGCTACCAGAGGAAAAAAGGGCCCAAACCATCCCCGGTGATCAAAGCTGCCCCCGTGATCCAGCCCTCCCCTGTCATCCTCACCGTGCCTGCCACCACAGTGAAGGTGCTCAACATTGGCAATGGCTGCAATGTCATCCAGCCCCTGAGCACGGCCGTGGGCCGGGGCGCTCAGGCCATTCCTGTCACCACCCTGCTGGTGAACCCCTCCACCTTCCCATGTCCCCTCAGCCAGCCCCTGGTGACCTCGTCCATCCCATCCCTGattgtgtcccccagccctgttgGGAGAGAAGGGGAGGAGAAGCTgaccctgctccctgctccaggagctttCCCTGCGGTGGAGCCCAAGGTGGATCCCTCAGAGCTCTTTGTCCCGTGCTCCACTTTGTCCCCAAAGGAGGAGTGTGGCACCAACCCTGCCCGTGGGGACACTCAGGACAAGGGGAACAGCTGGGCAGTGGCAGAGGGAGATGGGAACACATCAGAGCCTTTGCCCGTGGTGGAGCTTTTGCCTCACTTGGAAAATCCCGACGCACCGGTGGAGATCAAGTCCGAAGATTTAAGTGATGCTCCCAAAGAAGCCAGCCTGGCACAAAAAAGAGAAGTTTTATGTGCTGAAAGGAAGGAGGAGTTCATGCTGGGCCTTGGCCAGGAGCTGAACATGGAGGCCGCCTGCTCCTGTGGGGACGAGCCCAAGAAGGAGCAGATTCCCTGTGAGGAGACGGCAGAggagcaaggccaggctgggccctgccctgcccagggggagcagcagggggagcctgggggggctgcagggccccCGGGCACCGGGGACTCCCCAAGGAACCCCCAGTGCCCGGCTGAGAGGGAGGCAGGCTTCAGCAGCCCCCCAGGGGACTCCTCCAGCGTCGATGGGCTCTCCGTGGGGACACCGGCCGGCCCCGAGGCCGCAGGGGacagggaagggcaggaggaggaggaggaagatgatttTGATGATTTTACGCAAGACGAGGATGAGGAAATGTCGTCAGCTTCGGAGGAGTCGATTCTGTCGGTGCCGGAGCTGCAG GAAACGATGGAAAAACTGACCTGGCTGGCCACAGAGAGACGTCTGAGCCAAGAGGGAGATTCTGAAGAGGAGAATTCCCAGGAGGAGAACTCAGagcctgaggaagaggaggaggaggaaggggagggaatGGAGAGCTCACACAAGGAGGATGAAACGTGTGGGGACCCCTCAGAGGAGCCCAAATCTGCTGCCACCACGGCCAAGGCGGCGTCCCCTCAGGTGGAGACCCTCAGGAGGCcagcag GAGAGGCCCTGAAGGCCCCggggaggagcaggagctccctgaggagcaggagcaggaggggcagagctcggggcagcaaggacacggccaagctgctgctgctctacGACGAGGACATCctggacagggaccccctgaggGAGCAGAAGGACTTGGCCTTCGCCCAGGCCTACCTCACCAGG GTCCGTGAGACCCTGCAGCACATCCCAGGGAAATACGAAGATTTCCTGCGCGTCATCTACGAGTTCGAGATCGGCGCGGACAGACGGACGGCCGTGGATCTGTACTGCACCCTGCAGAAGCTGCTGCACGACTGGCCGCAGCTGCTGACGGATTTTGCCGCTTTTCTCCTGCCGGAGCAGGCTTTGGAGTGTGGGCTG TTTGAGGAGCAGCAGGCCTTTGAGAAGAGCAGGAAGTTCCTCAGGCAGCTGGAGATCTGCTTTGCTGAGAACCCTGCCCACCACCAGAAGATCATCAaagtgctgcagagctgtgcGGACTGCGTGCCCCAGGAGATCGCAGAG cTGAAGACCCAGATGTGGCAGCTGCTGAAGGGCCATGACCACCTGCAGGATGAGTTCTCAGTTTTCTTTGACCACCTCCGTCCCTCTGCCAGCCGCATGGGAGACTTTGAGGAGATCAACTGGACAGAGGAGAAGGAATACGAG TTTGATGGCTTTGAGGAGGTGTCTCTGCCtgatgtggaggaggaggaggagcccccCAAAATTCATGGAGCCAGCAGGaacaagaagaggaaggagattgGAGGCCAACACCATgacaag GAGGTGGAGTGGGTGGAGGGGCTGAAGgagtgctcctgcccctgctcctgccatgAGGGCAGCAGTGACCCCAAGCTCAAGAAGAGcaagaggaggagctgcagccactgTGGCAGCAAG GTGTGTGAAGGCAAATTTTATAAAAACAAAGATTGCCAGGAGCTTCCTGCCAGCCTTGCCCAGAGGGAATCCAGTCCCCAGCCggaggggaaggagcctgggatgcccagggaagctggagaAGAAACCCTGGAGAGCAGAGAGGAggcagaggagccccagggcagGACAAAGCCCGGCTCCAGGAGGGGGGAgtcgctgtccccag GATCCCAGCTGGAAGGAAGGCTGGCCCCCAGCAGGCCTTGTGCCCAGCCTGCCCCTGCTGATGCCCAGCTTCCAGAAGGTTCCAGTGCAGCTGTGGGCGCTGCCAAGGACAGAGACTCTGCTGCCAGCGACCCCAGATGGGCACAGCCACCAAAAGCTGCTCTGGAACCACCTCAGGAAACCAAAGGCTgccctggggccctgcagcagccagggggggacacggaggggctgggcagggacctgtggagcccagggccccatccctgccagcccGAGGGGCTCCACTCTGACCACGGGGGCTCTGCCCTCGCTCCTGAGGGTGCCACAGAACTCGAGGGAGCAGGGGGAGCTGAGGccaagcagagcagcagctcggGCTGCCCTGACACGCAGCACAGAGgcggctctggagctgctcctgaggccaggccaagcagcagctccctggggcagcagcagcatcagggggagcccagggcaggagcagcagccccagggcacagggaggagcagcagcgagtgacagAGGCCACCGTGTGTGCCAAGAACAGCAAAGTCAGCTCCACTGGGGAGAAGGTCGTGCTCTGGACCAG GGAGGCTGACAGAGTCATCCTCACCACGTGCCAGGAGAAGGGAGCCCACCTGGACACCTTCCACGCCATCTCCCAGAAACTGGGCAACAAAACTGCCAGTGAG GTGTCGCACAGGTTCAGGGAGCTGATGAGGCTCTTCCACACCtcctgtgatggcagctctgaggatgaggaggatgccaCCAGCACCAGCAACACCGACCAGCTGTCAGACAAAGATCTCCTGCTTTCTGAGGAGGAACCTGATGACTGA